The genome window AGTGCTGTCCTTTTGGTTGGGATATACTTGTCAACGGGAATGAAATCTCTAGTATGTTTGATGTAGTTGAATAGAGTTGGCTGCTTGAAGTCTTTGAACTAGCAGACCACAAACTCTTCTACTTGCAGTGATGGTGTCAACAGCTGTCATGGTGCTGAGTCTCAGTTGCACTGACTGATTGATCACATTTAAGTCATCAAGAAGATCTCCCAAAATGAATGCAGAGTCACTCTGTGTGTCCAGTAGAGCGTAAGTGAGTACTCCCCTTTTTACTTTTCCACTTGAGAAATGAGAACTGTCACAATACTGGAAGTAGCAAAATAAATTTGTGTGAGTGCATGGATCATGAACTTCTACAGAAGTTTTCTTTAATGCCTTTGGAGGCATTTTGTCTCTTTCTTCATTAAGCAGGTAGGGTGATTTTGtccacattttcacatttatgaTGATTTTTGCCATCTTTAACGTCTTTACTGCTGAAGCAAACCTGAAGCAAATGTGATTTTCCTGTGATTTTCAGATCCTGTCTGCAAATGTAGAACATTGGGCAAAgctcattatatattttaactgCTGCTATTTTTACTTCTTTGTCCACTTGCAACCGTTTTCTCTCTGCATTTCAGTTTCCCTTTGCTTTATTTTTGCtaacatattatttaatttatttcacttattCACACAGGTTTTGCTGAATTTCGGTGGACAGACACAAAGACActgtatcttttttatttatttcaacaaatGACAACCAAGATCAAATCCCTGGGAGCttgtttttgtaacattctaaagtGCTGATTTGATGTACtaagacagtgatattaaaaaACATGCAGATGAGTAGAATATGAACTGATTGGGCCCTGTCATACACATGGCGCAATGTGGCACAATGCGCTACGCAAGTGCTTTTGCTGGTTTCATCCAGACACAGTTCTCATTTTCCCGTCCTGAACTGGGTTGTTTAAACAGCAAGTGTATTTGTGCCCATTTGAGCATAGGGGCATGCTGGTCTGAAAACGAGCTGTGTTCAGGTGCACTGTTGGCACAATgttattttgaggaactgaaaatagactgcgccatagaccaactcaaacctggtctaaagtcttgCGCAATgtctttctttgttatttaaagagcaagTTAGTATAGGCATGTCCCCAACGCACAGGGACGCTCAGCAGCACACAAATTTTGCAGACATGTTATTGCCCCTGCCCCAGGGCTTAATTTGTGCCTGAACAAGCCAGATCCAGATCCGGCACCTCATTTCAATTGATGTTCccccttttctttatttttccccCCTGTATTTTAGTAGAGTGTGCCATGAAACTGTTTTATTTGTCAAAACCCATCAGACATcatattgtgtgtatttgtttgcaACAAACTACGAAAAATAACTCTTACTTAATACTCACGAGGCAGCTTTATATGCTGAACTTTGGATGTGACTGCGAGGGCACAATACATTCTTTGGAGTTGGCAAGTATAATCCgtcttaaaatactttaaaaagtgTGCAGATTATACATTTTGTGACAATGCAACAATTACCCAATTAGTCAAGTGATAGTTCTGTCAGCTGTCCCGATCGAAATGCAAGTTAAAGTCTTGTATCGCAGCGTGCAGCAGGTCCCCAGACAACAACGAGTTCTAGACATctgatttcatgcgggccagatgtgggccagttctgggccaaaactgcttgcCCTCTGGGTCGCTGTAGTGAAGATGCGCTGATGAGAAGCGCCCTCGAGAGAGTGCATGGATTCGAAGGCTGGTATAGAATGACtgatttaatcttaaagtttgtgtggatttattttattattcaaacctacaagctatgttgaataaatgcaggAATTCCCCTCATTATAAACTTGAAAGCTGCGAGAACTATTAAAACCATACACACAATCCCCCACTGAAATTTAGGACCTGATTAATTATAACTATAAAGAGATCTGACAAATAAAATCCCACAACTTTTCCAAAACGTTTTTAGGCCtgaaaattgttgttttaaaatcacaTGGAATTTCCATGTTGTTCATGATCTTACAGACTCTAAAAGCAACTGATGCATGCTCTTAATCACTTAAGAGCGAGTGCTCCGTTACCTCTCACTCCTGTAATCACATGCCGGATCCATACCCTGCTTTGTTCCGGGACCtcacaatttacaaattaagcactgcCCTGCCCAGTCAAACCAATATCATTCAGCACCATATTGTGACCAAGCCAGGGGTGGTATTGCGCACCTGGCCATATCGTTTATCTGTACACAAGACAAAGGTGGTTCAGATTGAATTAGAGGCAATGCTAGAGGTGGGGATAATAGAATAATtccaataattaattaattaatgggtCTGCATTAACATTTATAGCGGTCTTTACATCTTTAAAAGGGGATCATCATACTATATGGCCTTTGACACTTTGCCATTTTGGGGTCTTTCAAAAAGCTTCACCAGTCTGGGGAAAtggttaaaagaaagaaagaaaaatattaagacacttccataaaaaaagataaaaatattcattttaataaaaaatacatttatatattaatatatactataaTTGTGCATCATTATGTGTCTTACACATTTAGGATACCAAGGTTCTAATTTGTAAAGCTATCCAGAGCAAACCATTTGAGCACATAGACTAGACAGAGACAAGGACACATTGTTATTGAGTAACTCACTTCAGTTTTCCTAAAATTACAACAGCATAAATGTAAAACTAGAGGACTAGCCAACACTCTGGACTGATCGACAGCATTGCAGGATGGTGTTTGCCATTGTAACAAATACTATAACTCCCATTCTCAGATTGCTAGGATGCAGGAAAAGGACAGTGGACAGTGTTCCATCATAAACACGGAAGAAGCATCCATGTGATatccacacacacaacactgagcATTCACAAAGCTAGGGTGCTAAGACAAAACACAACACTGTTACACTGCTATTCAGTTGTACAGAAAACAAAAGGATCTTTCTTTTAACATCACAGTGTGGCTCATTTGCATGAATTATTACGCATTTTCACGGTTTTCTTTTTACTTTCAGATTTGAAGCCTTATTGTGCAAATCATCATGAAATATGTGGCTACTGATATCACCAGCTTTTAAGCCAGGTCAGCTGGCTTAAAAGGAGTGATTCATTGTGATTCATGAGCAAAGCACAAAAATTATACCAAAAAAGCACAGAAATAGGATTTTAAGTATATGTTAACAGGTGATAAAGAATGATAGTTCAACATGAAAGTTTTTAACATAGATACATTTAACATATACAACATTTGAACTGGGTCAGGATTCAAGAATTCTTACTGTTACAGGTGACCCACACAAAACAGGTTAaattaaaaaggcaaatgtaAAACTGACAAATATGTAATAAAGACTAACTCGAATCGGATGCATATGTATAACCAAAACatctggaggaaaaaaaatatttaatatatatatatatatacatatacatatacatatatatatatatatatatacatatacatatatatatatatatacatatatatatatatatatatatatatatatatatatatacatatacatacttatatatatatatatatatatatatatatatatatatatatatatatatatatatatatatatatatacacaagcatatatatatatatacatacatatatatatatatatatatatatatatatacacatatatatatatatatatatacacacacatgtatatatatatatatatatatatatatatatatatatatatatatatatatatatatatatatacacacacatacatacacacacactttgtttACCTCTTGTTTacaaaattacaatgaaaaatgACAAGCAGCAACTTGTTTTCCATCTGTTGCGATCAACTGGAAAACAAAATCAGGTTCTTTAAATTCTGACCTGTGAACTCTGTATTGCACCCTAGAGAATGATTTCAGGAAGAGCACAGTCACTGCATCATgtatgcactctctctctctctctctcacacacacacacacacacacacaggtcagatcTGGAGGTAAAATGTGCTAGTATAAAGTCCTGGTTAGTCCTCGGAGTGCCATTGGTGCTCTCAGGGCATGGGGCTTTTCCAATGCATTattgtctgcaaaaaaaaaaaaaaaagtaaataaaattacatacaaTTCACACAACACTTGACAATGGGTAGCAAATCTAATAGATAATACTATATAATCAAAAATTCACCTTATAAATAAAAGCAATTTGCTTTTGGCACATATAAATTTGTGATTCCAGAATTAAGGATATAGCATGGATCATAAAACTGAAGATGCATTAAGAAAATGttaaccaaaaaaaattaaaataaaaattaaatcataaaatcagAATTACGACGAAACAGTAATCTGCTTTTGATCTCAGTTCATTGCTTGTGATTCCAAATGTTTCATGCAGTGTGTTGAGTTCAACCCTTGTGTATCAATCAAATTCACTACACTTTCGTTATGTTCGAATGAAatatccactaaattaaactgctgtaaaaatgtatcagataaaagtttatatatatatatgtttttttttttttttttgcataaatctattaatcaacctcagtcctaaTCAATACTACTAAATGTTTAACATACACCATTAACcctgaatttgcccacagtgtattgagtttttgaaaatgttcaaagcattttcccaaaatatatgtcaaaataagatttgtcaacaaaaatcattccatttgctgaaacacagagaaagttttGGCCAAATTAAGACTCAACATTACCCGAAAATGTCCCCAACATAACATAAGGGTTAAAGTCTCCATTGGTCTAGACTGAAGGTTCTTCCTAGCCAATAAATCAGTGTGGGGGAGTGATGTCAGTACTAGGCAACTTTGACTTCTTATGatgtacatttttctacatttgtcTACATTCATTTGAGTTTAACCTTTCACCTTTTCTGATTTGTATAACTGGTATCTGTGAAGCTGAAGAACGTCAAATGGCACGTGCAAGCTCAAAGACAGTTTTTATCACCTAAATACTTCTGCAAACATTAAGTTGTACCTCAGTGTTAATGTATTGTAGTGTAACACTAAAATTGCTTGATTTATTCTAAAGCAATATATGATTTCTCTccaatgaatacaaatatttattaatttatttcacaatttgaggtgaattactgaaataaatgaactttttcacgacattctaatttattgagatgcacctgtatgtatgATGATTATATTGCCCCTTGCGagctgaaattttttttaaatacactctctACAGACAAAAACTAAAGCAGAAGCATTGTATCGTTTTGAGTTGCAGTAAGTGGAGTTCTGACTCTGTCGCTGTTCTCTgcaatcagaaaaaaaagaaaaggaagaactGGCCTTACGACAGAACAGTacagaaacaaagaaaacaaagctTGAGTAGAAAGAAAATCAAAGTGCAAAAACATTGTAGAGTCAGTTTTTCGATTCACAGATTCAATTAATGCATAAAAACTGTTTTTAGCTCCCTTCAAGTTTTCAGTATTGAACACAAAGGCCTGCAGAGTAAACATAGCCAAAGACCGTCCTACCTCAGCTTCACTGGCCCATATGAGTCCAACAGTTGTGTGCTGGCTAACTCCAGATTCCAGTCACACATTTCTAGAATCTTATGACACTCCTCCCTTGTCTTCAGGCCCAGACAGAAGAGCTGCTCCACCTGGACAccaaaagatgtgaaaaaatTCACATTATGGATATATGTCCAGTGCCAAAGGCAGAGGAGGAAGGAGATTTCCAGTGTCATTTTGTATCTGATTACTTACAGATTTTATTACAATCATACAGTATAACCACTAACCAGCCAGTGAATGATTATAGCTGTGATGACTGTTACCTTCAAGTAGTGTACAGCCTTCTGTACATTCCAGCTGTGATTCTGTAAAGCTGTCTGACATTCTTCAATTGTTACTCCATGAACAGCCTCCTGCACCTAAACAGGGCAAATTCAATAACTATAAATCCTTAGACGGTCCGTAAAGGAGTGGCTTTGGAATGGTCACAGATAGTAAAGTGAGCCTAATACAACACAGCATAGTTGTTTAAAAGACAGCTCCTTTTCAAACCCTAGTGAGCTAGTGAGTGGAAggagttagtgtaaatagccttTGCCAACAAGTCAGGCTATACTGCAataagtgtaaacaatgtgcagtcTGCAGTGCAAAACGACAGTGTATTTAGCTTTCAACATGACTGAATAAAGTTCAAATCTGAATCTGTCTGCAAATGCAATAACATTATTTTCACTGAGTGCATAATAGCCTCTTCCTAAATAtaattgccatttttttttctaccatttttgttataagtgacgtgacattcagccaagtatggtgacccatactcagaattcgtgcactgcatttaacccattcaaagtgcacacacacacagagcagtgaacacacacctggagcagtgggggTTCAaatggcgcccggggagcagttggggttcaatgccttgctcaagggcacctcagttgtggtattgccggcccgagattcaaacccacaaccctagggttaggagtcaaactctctaaccactagaccacgacTTCCCTATCCTATTGGATGCATTTTCTCACTGCATACTAGGATCATATTCAACCAAATTGCTAATTTAGGTTTTAGCCTAATCAAGCAAGTAAGCCTTCATGATGGACAGTTTTTGGCTTAAAGGGGTTTGTTCACCCAACAATCTAAATCTTAGGTATATATGACTCTCTTCTTTTAGACAAATCCAGtctgatttatattaaaaattttattttatctttcaaGCTTTCatggcactcagcgggtgttgcatgcatcagtccaaagatttaaataaaaagcatgcaTCCAACAAAAACCTCCTCTAGCGAATAGATacgtttttgtaagaaatatatctatattcaaaatgtaataatcactttaatgtagcttgcgccaacagttgtacatgggctgatgacgtatgaggtcagcgaTGCGCATGCGccagtctcgtgaaaaccaacgtttgttaacgggagcaaaggaagcaaagtttccttacatTAGCAATGGAAAacaagtctcctcttggctttcATCCGAATCCtccaacattcttctttacaaatccttgttttctTCTTCTAATTAGTTGcgttgttttgttttaatctcTCCCCTGAACTTACGTGTTCATCACTTTCGCTATTtttgctacagaaggcctttgttcaccccccaagCCATGTGAGACATGTATTTTTtatggatgggcacttttttatttaacttcttttggactgatgcatgcaacatctgctgagtgccatgaaacagcttgaaagatcaaagacaattttttaatgaactccaactggattcgtctgaaagaagaaaatcatatacacctaggatgactttaggttgagtaaattatcggcaaattttcatttttgggtgaactaaccctttaatggagTTATCCATGTAGAAAATGTAGGTTTTTCCAAAATGTGATCAGAACTATGGTCCATCAGCATGCCACAATATAAAGAAATTATAATTACTCTGGTCAAATACTAAGTTCCTACAATTAAAACATCACACAGCCAGCCCAAACCACTCAAGAATCAATctgccataaaaaaataacatgacagcttatattggatgcattcaaaTGTTTCAAGAAAACAAGTAATAACATGGATTTGTGTAATATAAATCTCTCACCAGTTTGATTTTGTCATGGTTGCTGGTGCTGTCAGCCCTGTTGAATGAGCCATCAAAGTTTACTCGGCATAGACTGAGAGAGTTCTTCAGCCCCCCTCTATAGCCACAGCCTGTCAGACTACTGGTGTTATTGAAGGAGAAATTGGACTTGAGCTCCCCAGGTTGATGAACCATGGGCTTGACAGTGGCTGTGTTTACCTGCTTCTTTTCTTTACCACTCTCCGCCTCTTTGAAGAACCTACTGTAGCGGTCCAGATATGGAGGCCTCTCAGGCAGGAGGTAGTAGTGTGTGTTGCTGACCTTCTTGCCATCACGTACGATAGGCAGAATGCAGGGCCCTTTTGCTGGCTCCTTTTCTTTGCCCTGTGCCTGGATGACCTTGGGAGCAGCATATTTGGGATCGGGGGCGAAGCTCTGAGTGGTTGGCATTAGTTTAGCAGGTGAGGTGGAGAGGTAGGATGGGCCATAGTTGGAGGAAGCTGAGCAGAGGCTGCTGCGAGTCTGAGGGGAGCCCACATGTGGACTTGGCGTGCGAGACCCCGGCTGAGAAAGGGGATCTCGTGGTGGAATCCGGGGTGGACACTCCTTATGATCCTCATTTCCAGAGACTGGAGACAGCTCACCAGACCAGCGAGCATAATCGCCACCTGCACGTTTGACTGGACGGGGTGGTATGGGGATACGTGGTGGTATCTGGGGTTTGTCCTCAGAAAAAGTTAGGACTATCTGGCGGTGTGGCTCCGGACCAGGGCTGGTAGAGATCACAGGTACATTGAGGTGTCTCATACACTCCTGCTGCAGCTCTTGGAAGATATCAGCAGACTGCGAGAAAGTGCTGGCATTGCTCTGCCTGCAGGGCAAAAATAAATTGTCTTCTACATGAGATTTACATTCTCCGGTAAGAGTGCAGGACGTACGTAGAGAGCATGGTTCATCCGTTCCACATTCTGCACTGTTGATGGAGCTCACTTCAAAGTCATCCTCATCTTGTGCTACATCGTCATAGGCTGGGGGTGGAGGGAGGGGCCGGGCATCCCAGTCCACCACTTTGGTAGGGTGAAGGGGGCAGGGTAGAGAGCGTGAGGGGCTCTGTGGAGGAGTTCGGTCTATAATGTTCTCTGCTTCAAGTGCCAGTTTAGCCAGGGTTGGGATCTGAAGCTCCACCACAGGAGAGGGTGAAGGTGTGGTCGATGGAAACTCTTCTCCAAAGTCTATAAGAGAGACTTCTGTGGGAGTGCTACCCCCTGGAGTCCGCACACTGTATGTGGAACGGTCACCTACTTTGGTAGCACAGACCCAGGCAGCTGGTTTGAGCTTAAGTCCCTTCTTCTTCAAAGAGAGCCGCCGAAGGCCTGATGAAGTTTGGTCCTCGTCCTCAGCAACAGCATCATAGGAGGGTTCTAgtcacatgaaaaaaacaaatgtaatttaatgacaGGAACAGTAAAACAGAAGAAATATATTTCAGAGTTAAAATATGAGCACACATTAGAACAGTCATGAAGGTAAAGTTTACTTAACAATCCTTCAGAGAAATTTTTGACAACTGACATGTCTCATACTGTGTCTTCAAGATTACTTGGGTGGAAGACAGCCCTAAGCAATTCTACCAAAGGTCTAGGTTATGCAGATTAACATGGTTTTATTAGCCTTGTGAACCAGTGCGAGCCAGTGCTTTAAACGGGGCGTGCAGTGCCAATAGTCTCGGAActgtagcaccgaggccaaaatCACACTGCATTTCCACTGTCAGGCAGAAACTCCGTTGCACTTTACTAAAACGTGCCCTTTACctgcctctcaggaacaacgtcacgcaaccccatcatttcaacaaagagaagttatcagaaaactaataagaaattaGTCATTGGAACTAGCGTGATCACAAAACGAAAATGATAAAAGCGGCCATTTGTTTGCAAGCTTTGTTAAagatttaaatccaaaagcatctatgttttacaataataagtgatacattgatcataataaactaatttatcaggattgaaaattagtAACACAGAAATAAAGTGGTATGAACATAGCCTATCAATTCaatcgagtctgtttctgtttatttgtagtcacagtatatacatcacatttagaaaaaattataatttacatatttttataaaagttcccgaacatatttttatgacatatgtggagctaaactcttcagacgagacttatgacagataaaatatgttgcttaaataaatgtaaaaataaatgtttaaaaacatttaaaaatatatatatatattttttttattagcatatttttgtgttttgcttcggtactgaaattggtaccgagaaccgtggattttcactggtatcggtaccgaatactgaaattttggtaccatgaCAATCATGTCACAAAATAGTTATGTCTTCATTCAACTTTCAAGTCAGTTTTGCGGGCCAGTTCTTAGAGAGATTTGCAGATCCTTTGCTGACTACAGCTCTATAACCAGCATGATTTAGTGTAAAAATGGGTCCTGTGGGATCGATTGTTTCCAAACATCATACCACAGTAAACACATGAATGATAACTAAAATCTGGAGCGACtgagagagaaatagagggaGTGAAAGAGCAAACACAAATGCATACAATACAGATGTGCTATACCTGTGAGTAGGGGAGCTAGGAGTGAACAGAGGGGGCATGAGCAGTGCTTAAACTGAACTGAGGGTCCACACTTACTCTTAACCAGCAAAGATGGCTGAGGGGGCCGAGGGGGAGGCTCCTCTGCAGAGCAAGCAAGCAAGTTAAAGATAGCATATGCATAAAGCAGGttggaaaagaaaaaacaacaacataataaaaaGAACAATAAGTACGTaacagagagagaagaaaaagcaCAACGCATAAGGACCTGTTTTAAAGAAGCAGTGAActgaaaatggcaaaattatttttgtttttaatttgagaGGTTGGAGTTATTTTTTGGAGTCAATAGTTTAAAGCGGGGTTTTGGATTACAGGGTTCCCACAATTTTTGACCAATAAACTGCTTTTCAGTCATTTATTAATTCTTGAGAAGCATTTAAACTACTTCAAACTGATTTGCCAATAAAAAATTCAGAACACTCTCAGATCCGTAGTTTATATTCTATGTTTCGTGCCTAAAAGCTTTTCATCAGATGTCATCACAATGTCAATTCATCTTTTCTGTTCTAGGTTTTAGCAGCATTTACAAATTTGAGTGAGAAGAAAAATTCTTATCAGTAAAACAGTTCTGTTGAAACCATGataaattttcttttttacattacatGATTTCTTCAGGCctgaaaacacaattttaaagtgCCTTGAAACTTCTAGTTTCTCTATGACCATGGAATGAGCCTGTTTGTTAATGTTTGAACTTTACTAATTGAAGGTCATTTGCTCACTCTTAGTGCGTCCAGGGAGTTGAGTTGGTCtggcagagttcagctccagccCCAGCACATCTGGAGGATCCATGGGATTCCCAAGATATAGACTGCAAAAGAAACAGAATGACAAAAGCATTTAGCAGTCCATCAGTGTATCTAAGAGACCATTTCTTAGACTGAAGTTAAACAGACTCTGAAACTCTGCCAAACAAAGATTTAATGACACAGTATAACCACAGTAGTAAAGAACATTTCAGATTTGAACAGCAGCCCTAATATTTCTCTGGATGTTTTATGGAGGTATTTACAGCTGTGATACCAGTTGATGCGCAAAGATTATATCAAAAACAGAGTCTACTGTGTTCTACTGCCATCTTGTGCTGATAGTGCTTAAATGCTGTCCTCGTGCATGGGCCGTGGCTCCAtgataattaaagggggggtgaaatgctcgttttcactcaatatcctgttaatcttgagtacctatagagtagtactgcatccttcataactccaaaaagtctttagttttattatattcataagagaaagatagtctttaccgatttttcctggaaaaacacgagcgcctggaggcgtgacgtgtgggcggagctaacaTGCAAcatcacgagtgccagtaggcttttgcgttgagggcgtttggaagctgtgacagctgtgaaggctgaaactgaacgagagcagcagcagcaacgtctcgctccgagcggggctcgaacccgggtctccggcatgggaggcggacgcactaacaaggaggcagagatatttgaagcagttttactcaccgcctgtggttccaacacacaatcgtgacgctttttcgttgggattgcatcatccttaagaaataaacgatacgcaaatccgtcgtcaaactgggctttgtttgtaaaacaagcattttagaaatgcagggaacaaacacaaacacttgcacaactccgttgatgctctgtaaaaataaactccatccactggtcccttaatgctgttttttctttggtaatcagtgcagggttgtcttgccctggcaaccaaaaacacacttcttttgtgacatttcgcgacgctctcgctctgatcagtgaagtctgttgtgctctcagtgctctgctatactggagcgcgcgctcttccggcagacgtgcccttagcacccatataaggaaattccgctccatctaacgtcacacagagccatactcgaaacaaactttccgaaacttgtgacaaaccggaaggagtatttttggaacagaaatactccttcaaacgtacaacttaatttttgaaactttgtccatgtttagcatgggaatccaactctttaacaatgtaaaaaactcagtatgcatgaaatagcatttcaccccccctttaaagtggcACTCTACTTATTGGCCATGAC of Carassius gibelio isolate Cgi1373 ecotype wild population from Czech Republic chromosome A2, carGib1.2-hapl.c, whole genome shotgun sequence contains these proteins:
- the LOC128022457 gene encoding activated CDC42 kinase 1 isoform X3; the protein is MRRFDKLKKSFPFLAHFHVYRKLGSMQCEEGTEWLLELLMEVQLQQYFLRIRDELNVTRLSHFDYVKNEDLEKIGMGRPGESNQGQRRLWEAVKRRKTMCKRKSWMSKVFSGKRPEGDFNPQPGSTFQKLTATPPPVDSQQQALTCLISEKDLALFEKLGDGSFGVVKRGEWFTPNGKVLSVAVKCLKTDVLNQPDALDDFICEVNAMHSLDHQNLIRLYGVVLTHPMKMVTELAPFGSMLDRLRKTLGHFLISTLCHYTIQISNGMAYLESKRFIHRDLAARNILLASSEQVKIGDFGLMRALPKNDDHYVMQEHRKVPFAWCAPESLKTRTFSHATDTWMFGVTLWEMFTYGQEPWLGLNGSQILHKIDKEGERLPKPEDCPQDIYNVMMQCWAQKPDDRPTFVALREFLVETMPTDMRALQDFNEPDKLQIQMNDVITIIEGRAENYWWRGQNKRTLMVGQFPRNTVTSVAGLSAHDISRPLKNSFIHTGHGDTNPHRCWGFPDRIDNLYLGNPMDPPDVLGLELNSARPTQLPGRTKKPSYDAVAEDEDQTSSGLRRLSLKKKGLKLKPAAWVCATKVGDRSTYSVRTPGGSTPTEVSLIDFGEEFPSTTPSPSPVVELQIPTLAKLALEAENIIDRTPPQSPSRSLPCPLHPTKVVDWDARPLPPPPAYDDVAQDEDDFEVSSINSAECGTDEPCSLRTSCTLTGECKSHVEDNLFLPCRQSNASTFSQSADIFQELQQECMRHLNVPVISTSPGPEPHRQIVLTFSEDKPQIPPRIPIPPRPVKRAGGDYARWSGELSPVSGNEDHKECPPRIPPRDPLSQPGSRTPSPHVGSPQTRSSLCSASSNYGPSYLSTSPAKLMPTTQSFAPDPKYAAPKVIQAQGKEKEPAKGPCILPIVRDGKKVSNTHYYLLPERPPYLDRYSRFFKEAESGKEKKQVNTATVKPMVHQPGELKSNFSFNNTSSLTGCGYRGGLKNSLSLCRVNFDGSFNRADSTSNHDKIKLVQEAVHGVTIEECQTALQNHSWNVQKAVHYLKVEQLFCLGLKTREECHKILEMCDWNLELASTQLLDSYGPVKLRQ
- the LOC128022457 gene encoding activated CDC42 kinase 1 isoform X4, which produces MRRFDKLKKSFPFLAHFHVYRKLGSMQCEEGTEWLLELLMEVQLQQYFLRIRDELNVTRLSHFDYVKNEDLEKIGMGRPGQRRLWEAVKRRKTMCKRKSWMSKVFSGKRPEGDFNPQPGSTFQKLTATPPPVDSQQQALTCLISEKDLALFEKLGDGSFGVVKRGEWFTPNGKVLSVAVKCLKTDVLNQPDALDDFICEVNAMHSLDHQNLIRLYGVVLTHPMKMVTELAPFGSMLDRLRKTLGHFLISTLCHYTIQISNGMAYLESKRFIHRDLAARNILLASSEQVKIGDFGLMRALPKNDDHYVMQEHRKVPFAWCAPESLKTRTFSHATDTWMFGVTLWEMFTYGQEPWLGLNGSQILHKIDKEGERLPKPEDCPQDIYNVMMQCWAQKPDDRPTFVALREFLVETMPTDMRALQDFNEPDKLQIQMNDVITIIEGRAENYWWRGQNKRTLMVGQFPRNTVTSVAGLSAHDISRPLKNSFIHTGHGDTNPHRCWGFPDRIDNLYLGNPMDPPDVLGLELNSARPTQLPGRTKKPSYDAVAEDEDQTSSGLRRLSLKKKGLKLKPAAWVCATKVGDRSTYSVRTPGGSTPTEVSLIDFGEEFPSTTPSPSPVVELQIPTLAKLALEAENIIDRTPPQSPSRSLPCPLHPTKVVDWDARPLPPPPAYDDVAQDEDDFEVSSINSAECGTDEPCSLRTSCTLTGECKSHVEDNLFLPCRQSNASTFSQSADIFQELQQECMRHLNVPVISTSPGPEPHRQIVLTFSEDKPQIPPRIPIPPRPVKRAGGDYARWSGELSPVSGNEDHKECPPRIPPRDPLSQPGSRTPSPHVGSPQTRSSLCSASSNYGPSYLSTSPAKLMPTTQSFAPDPKYAAPKVIQAQGKEKEPAKGPCILPIVRDGKKVSNTHYYLLPERPPYLDRYSRFFKEAESGKEKKQVNTATVKPMVHQPGELKSNFSFNNTSSLTGCGYRGGLKNSLSLCRVNFDGSFNRADSTSNHDKIKLVQEAVHGVTIEECQTALQNHSWNVQKAVHYLKVEQLFCLGLKTREECHKILEMCDWNLELASTQLLDSYGPVKLRQ